The following DNA comes from Plodia interpunctella isolate USDA-ARS_2022_Savannah chromosome 1, ilPloInte3.2, whole genome shotgun sequence.
CtgagcagtggtcgttccgaaatgctagtaatttgtagctttggcGAATATCacttaatttagaatatgacgtgaaataagtgcctgtgaagacctaatttctgaataaatggtttgattttgattttgacgcGCTGTTTTACCGTTTTTATTGAAGTCAAAGTCAACATTTATTCGGAACCTTCTTCTTgtcaaattgtaaattatgtaacactatctgcgctccggggcttcgttcccatgggaatttcgggataaaaagtaccctatgtgtacccaggttatattctacccgtgtaccaaatttcataacaatctgtccactagattttgcgtgaaaaagtaacatagatacatacatacatcctcacaaactttcgcactTTACTGCTGAAAAGATATTACTAGGATTTCTCAAAAACCCAAATTATTCGCATTTCGGAACGAGTATTCGTTGCTACTGCTGAAAAGATTACTGAAAGGTTGAAAGAAACTCAATGAAACATtcttggtccctattatgccagataGGCtcagtttttgaaaataataatgaggtgaaaaaattctggaatcgagcgggaattaaACCCGCGCctctgtctatccgggacagtgctcttgaccactgagctatcgagaccacgccagttcggctgaattaattcatgtCTTTATGTCTTACGCCGatgtacagtattttcattagagattAATATGTACTCTTAAGTAACCAACATATTACAAGcgagaaattatgttttttgaaaatactcatgcatctatttaaatggatttgttacacatgtcacacatgctttttaacttatttttgataataataatgagatgaaaaaataggCTTTATTAAAATAGGCTAAAAATAGGCGTTTGTTACAGTGAAGCGGAACCATGTTATCAGAGAGGTTCTGACATAATATATTCTGGCTCACTGGCCTAATTATACGGAATTTGGATCAAAACCTTCTCTCTATAAAGCAAACGTTATTTTAACTTGTGGTTGCCATTTTAATAGCATAGATCAAATTACTTTGGGAACTGTCTCAATCAATTAATCTTGCAACGTGAAAGTGATCATAATGAGAAGGTACTTATTACCAAACTTAAAAAGTTCTAAGTTCGAACCTTAGCCCTGTGGGCGGCGCCCACGACTGACCCTGTTTTAAGCGATGGAAATCCGCCCATTATGGGTGTAAATCGATACTTAATAAACTGATAAGTATATTCGGaggttatatttgttttttgacaCCTACTCcttatgtataattaagtGTATAGATGTTTCATAAATTATCTTGTGATAGAGACTCTTGCTTTGGTTTCACTCACTACTaagtgcaaaaaaaaaaaacaatataaaataatggcaCTACTtgatataactatattaaagATGCGACCGTGGgaagtggaaaagaaaaagcaTGGAAGCGGCCCAGAGTTGAGAGtttgatatttgttttgaaaggATTAATTAACTCAGACATGAATCCTGGAGGGCCATAGCAAAGCAAAATTTCGTACTCCAAAAAGAGTTCTCTTCATGGCGAGCGAAAAACAAGTCTTCCCATACAAGCCCAACATGGCTTGTTGTCTTAAACCccctaaaattaaacataacgCTCCTAATTTAATCCAGGGTCAAAACAATCAGGTAGGTGGCACCATTAAACTCATTACCTGAAACAGTGACACCAGTAATTTGCCGGCGCGGGAATCGAACCGGACACCGCTCCCACGATCTTCTCGCGATGTAACCCAACACTCACTACCTCATTCACTACTAACTCCGAAGGTGTCACGCTGCAGTCATTACATGAATCGTCCGGTAGCCAGAGTTTACTGCGTTTATGATAGCTAGATGTTCGATTAAAAGTGGTTCCTGGGCTACGACGCCTAACGGCTGAGAAAGAacccgggaaaacgctcagataaaagAGAGCTAGAGATTCTACTAAAAGCTACTtgctacttttaaaaaaatttgttgatttttaggttaatgtgttttttattccACCAAAATTCCCAAAAATGACGGCTTAGTATTAGAGTAAAGAGTTTTAATCTCTAGAACATGACAACTAAATAGAGAAAAATGTTGTCATGACAGTTGGTTGTTATTTCTGAGATGGTACAATTGttgtaatagaaataaacaagtgATGTTTTATCTCCATACCCTGTGCATATTTTATGATCTACGGTCCTCAACACATAGCGGACCCCAGACCGTAAGAAACGAAAATCTTGCCTTCATGTACGTATATCATAGAAAAACTAGATTCCTAACTCTTATCTCGTACTTTTAACAAAAGACTGTTAgctatttgttattattgtatttagtaTGGCGTTTCCCACAGCTCCCGTCGCGAACTAGCACGGTTTGCCCACGACAACCGTGTCGACCACTGAACATGGAATATGACGTAGAAGTGTCAAAGATGCGTTATTTTGTCACTGCCTGAAGTGCTATGTGGAATAGTAATATTCGCTCGTGACCTCGTTTACGTAACAAAACGATTTTTGCACTACCTTCGacaatcttttaatttttttttccttttcccGTAGAAATTTCGGAAAATCCTCGTTTAGTGCCCCCCTACACTCCCCTGGAGACCTACATACTACATGAGtactaaattttaactttcacAGCAGTTTCGCCTGATCTTTATCTGTCAGTGTGTAATGATAAATGATTGATGAATCCTCCCGAGCGCACTGACAAACAGGCAACCACATCCcattcaaatttgaatttttaattacattgtaGTGTATTTTTAATGCGCATCAAAGCGACtgatattttcatatacaatataacaaaatacactTCTATCAGccttataatttcaaatactaTGTTGTCAAccaattttataagtatttttagcaTTCCGTGCCAAAGCGGcctaaaaaagtaaaaacttcATTGTTCTAATGAGGTGGCTCTTTTTGTTACACGTTTTTGCGTGAAGCAGAGAAACCGCTGGAACTATGGCTTTTAAGgttgagtttttatttcaacaatatatttttttgtatatcttAGTTGTTGCATTTGAAATCTTCGAAGTGACtgtacctgaaaaaaaaacatcgaaaGAACCTAAGTTAATTTCCTTccttttattactttaacaGCTTTTTAACTTACTTAGTTAATTGAAAAACATAGAGGtttgtacttacataatataaacttttcttgcaaatcatgtttttgtaaaaaagataCTGAACATAACATTGAACGCAAAAAGATAGAATTCATTTAATCTAGTCTAACTTAAacgtacaaatattattacgttACTTAAATAaggtcaaaataaatacagaatacAATTTACTACACAACATCTaccaacaaatatttataacattacatttagCGTCTTGTTATTGTCTTAAAATGGATATGTAATGGCTTCACGGGTCTTACAGATTATCCCCAATCGTTTGGGCAACGGTCCGACCGATACTAGGCCTGTTTCAGAATCTCTTACTTTTagatgaaaaatacattttgaatagGTACGcataaaacaaacacaaaacttCCATTTTATCACCATCTAAATCAAATGCTTTGTAATGAAACTAAGGTAGTGTGTAAAGTTAGGCATTTGAAGATACCAAACCGTTTTAAACTTGATTCTCTGGACTGAGAGGTACATTAACACAACATTTTGGATAAAAAAGAGATACGCTTTTTTTGCATAGACGCAGTTACCTCCTTTTCAGCTCTCTCTTACATCTGAGCGTATAGGTATTCCCGGCTCCATCCGCCGCCATTGAGCGTAGGAGCCCAAGGTCCTCTTTCCTACTTTATCTCCTCCACTTCGCGTGGTCTTCGGAATCCTCAGTTAtcatgccagctccacactgtcgccgaagtCATgggacacatgccgacgcgaatacgTGACGTTAACATTGAACATTGTATAGTTAGTGTTAGTTAGTAgttaatgcatttatttaccgCGTTGAAACACcggcaatgtataccgaatcttccaaagtttggcaaacgaGAGTGTCAAGCCGGGATTAGAGATCAAGCAAACtctctttttatatttcatagttAAAAGTCCAGTTTCGATCGGACCGTTACGGTATTTGTCTCCTATTCTTTGGGGCGACCTTGTTGCGGCCGTCTATTGTTACCTGTGGGATGGGAACATCGGCACAGATAACGTAGACTGAATTCGTTTGGCTATATTCAATTAGCGACGCGATGACATGTCTAGTTGTTTTGGAGGTCAGTCAGCCCCAGGTGACCTTTGCTctgtatttttagattttatttttatttcgcctGTCCCGTTGTCTTAATTTTGCAAGCTATTGttcaatcttttttttttgtttcatttaaacaCGTATTTCTTTTAATGTGATGGTAAAACTATGGATTGAGTTGGCGTATGACGTAAAATGATGGCTACCTAATTAGTACtaaaataggtaacaaaatattaataaaagaatcaatggcaaaattaaaagtttaggAAATAACCGAATTTTAATTGTGGCTAAGAACACGCTGGATATgtcaatatcaatattatgtaaCACACCACTGTTTGCGTCAGGGGTTAAAAGCATGGGCGTTTCATTAACAGCCTGATCAAATTGTCCACCTGGGATTCCGTGGAGCGGTGAAATTGATGCGACCACCTGTCTCTGAGCCCAACAATGTGGGTGTGGGAATATCTGACTGGCTTCCCGACCGCAGGGACTGTTCCCACGCCCCACAACACACTTCATTTTTGTGAATTCATCCCAAATTCAAGTTTATCACAAATTTCGCTGTTTGTACTTCAAAATACTTTGTACTTACGTTATTACGTTTGATATGGCTATATATTCGTTTGAATTAAAGCGTAATAgatgaatttatattaatgtttgtgaatttaaaaagtaaatagtgAATCGTGTTAACTTAAAGGCTCAACCATGAATTTGATTAGGTAatgattttttactttagCATAAAGCGCGTTTCATATTGCAGTTAAGTTACTAAAAAGTTAGTTCTTTCATTTTGCCTTTTAGTTGCTTTGCTGTTTAGGTaagaacatatatttttttagagcCAATGTGCCAATGTGTGCCCAGACATGTAcggaattttattaaatgacgTAGACTTTCTGATAGCGTAATTTGGGAGCGCTGATCTGTCCAGGAAATGTAGTAAACTATgcttaaaaaaagtattaatttcCGATTGTGCTTAGGCTGCAAAGAGCTGTAAGAATAGAACACAAATTACAACAACGGTAACAGGATCACAGTGAGTCGTCACGGACTAAGTTTTGCGGTTAGTCTTCACTCCCACGGGATCATGGGAAGATGTCAAGGGCTATGTGGCACTACAATATTGCAACAGCCCTGAACAAAACATTTCATTGAGAGCTACTCGTATGTTCCCGCTTCCACATCATGTAGGCCACGTGTGGGAAAGGGCTGTTTATAGATTTTAGCCGACGAAACGCAATTAACCAGGAGAATGAAAAgatggtaggtaggtacatatacatataaacttaACCTATATTCTTGTTCGTCTAGTCTACCATTCcaacataaacataaaatgaatTGAACGAAGTATtatagaataaaacatttttttgctatGCTACCCAATGTGTAGTAGTATAATCTATGTGTTGTATGTTTGTCAAGATGTAAtagtatgtctgtctgtttgtgtctataaataaataaatatattaggacaaatcacacaaattgagctagccccaaagtaagttcgagacttgtgttatgggatactaattcaacgatactatattttataacaaatacatatatagataaacatccaagacccgggccaatcagaaaaagatcattttccatcttgacccgaccggggatcgaacccgggacctctcggttcagtggcaagaactttaacactgcgccactgaggtctaTCAGTCAAGATATCCTATCCTTGtccttatacatattataaaacaaagtccactgcaGCGTCTGTCTTTTGTGATGATAGATAAACTCAATAACTACATGAGATTTTACTAGCTACTGCTCATGAGGTTTTCAGTTTACACAAATAGACCCTAGGTAGAAAAGTCAAAAGacttttctattaataaatgtttaaatattgctCGAATGATATTTTCGATAGGCTGTTTAGGTGCGAAAAATGTATCTCAAGAATAGTTCTACTGCATCTACCAAGCCTATGATAAAATTACGAAATATGAactcaataaaacaaaaaactaatcaaaatcaattgcTACATAATTAACCTTGGATTAACACCGTGGGCATACAAGTCAGCATTGACCATAGACAGACAGCCCTTCAAGAGACATATGGTCATTTTTGCCCATAATCACCGTGTTGTCCCATATTTGGACTTTCGCATCGCCCACGGGATGTAGGCGGCACTAGCATTTAATTGTACGAGAGAGGCGCTGTACAAAAAGCACgtaaaaaatgttcaatatacttatttaacattttgaaacatatttttgtattaaaaaattattgtacaTAATGTAAGTACGATTTTACAGGGAATAACTTGTGTTTTTGTAAATCAgttgaatacaaaaattaaaacgtgtcttttttattaattaaaatttatcgtttcaagtaaaaacatttatctacTTAGTATAAACAaggcgaacttaatgctaaaataaTTCTCTTCCTAACCATTGAAATTATTAGCTAATCATGACATGTATTcaagttttgttttcttaggaaaatattattttatatttaaaatattttgtatctatGTGTGTAGGTAGCTATTAGTAGCTACCTACACACATAGATacaaaacatcaaaataacatatttccTCAATGTTGCAAGATAATAACTAGGTACATgttgttttattcatttattttataggttCAGTTTCCCCTTCTCGAAACGGCGGTGGAATCGACTGCAAGAAAATTTTGTCAACTGTACTTATACAAGGATTGATTCATTCTGGAACTTTTTGATGTAGGCAGGTACTCACAGTCTGTCTGTGCGCGTGCAAACTTGACATTGTGTGATCTATTTCAGCGCCGGAAGCGGCGCAGGCGCAGCCCTTCCCAACAACAATGTTTCCGAGAACAACATGTTGATCACTGCCACAGATTTAGGAAGGGTAGATAGTGCATCTATACTTCTTGTGCCGTGTGGCTCCCGCCCTAGAAATGACTGCTAAATACAATTGTATttagatgtcgtacgaagcgactaaTGGATAAAAAGCCTTAATAGCTGagagattaattttataagcGAACCTAGGGTTTTCATCGGGACATCAATGCCACCGGGACCGAGAACACATTAGGTGGCGACGAATCCAAATACCAGAACACAATTTTCGTGCCCGCATGTTCGCACAGCATGCGGTGTCTAGCAATTATAAACCTGTGATCACAGCTAACAGTAAGGCGTTAGGTGAAACACTGTTTACAATGTAACAATCCTATTTGCATTGACACTGCCCCCGGAAATGCGATTGTTTTACTCGGACTCCAAACAAGAATTCAACTTTTATAGCGCTTTATATCCCAGTAACAGTATAGTCGTAACTCCAAAACCTCTCGCACATAGaggcctcgtacgacatccagcCCGTGCATAGAGGGTTGGATGTCAGGCAGGTggtcggtcgtaaaatcacagccctatattaaatatgtcctaatgacaaatcacacagattgtgctagccccaaagtaagttccgagacttgtgttatgggatactaactcaacgatactatattttataacaaatatgtgtatagataaacatccaagacccaggccaatcagaaaaagatcactttccatcatgacccgaccggggatcgaacccgggacctctcggtccagtggcaagaactttaccactgcgccaccgaggtcgtcaaaaaaagtatgtaatttgggaggacattttcaaaaatgaataaatgcgATATAaactaggtatttatttattttgtattggcATTACATGATTCCATAAACGTATAAAAGAACTACTAATAAAAAGCACATGTCATTACGTCGCCGGAAGAACACATCTGACACGTTGCCCATAACCCTGGCGTCGCGCCATTTTGTATCTGGGCATTCTTACatcactattaaaaaaaaagtatgtaatttCACCAACTTTGAAACAACAGTTTATCGCCTATACATCTGATTAAGGCACAAATTACGTAGGGAGGAAATGCAGCTCCTGCCTGGCCCTGACAAAtgaggcaaacccaagaaatgctggcttgatgtcgtcaagtaCGATATGCGTGCCAGTGGTTTGACAACTAGAGATGCCAGCGACCGGCAGCTCAGACTGTTCAACGGTTGAGATAGCAACCAGAACACGCTCAGATTAATGATGAAGAAAAATTATCCACGACATTGAATCATGGCTACAATACTCGTAAATTATcgtataatatactttaaatcaCCTTTCAAACGAAAAAGTCGATTTTCCTTCACTGTTTAGGAGTACCAAAGTGGgggttaaaatgttttttttttcttctaaatttttgacaaggctTGAGTGCACTTTGTGTGACTATGTCAGCCTCATGGGGGATccctaatataaacttatctagctttcataatgtaaaatgttttaaacagTTATTTAAGTGATAAACAGATGTTACAAATAATGTGAACTCCAACTCTCCAGATTCAGATAACTGAATATCTATACCGATTTTACTTATATGTCTTAATGAACaatgtacaatataataatcaaaatggTACCACAGTCAGAGTAGTACAAGTAGGCATGTTAAGGaaatttttgaacattttgtaCAACACAGAAGTGGTCCTGTAGAGTGGAAAGCCGACAACCGTGAAATAGTCACCCTCGACCCTTTCCACAAAGGTGCCCCCCACTCCCTGGATGCCGTAGCCTCCCGCTTTGTccctgtaataaataaaaatataattaatgggATTTTAACGAACAGCCCTGCTAAAGAATCCCCAAAAAGTGCTGGACCCATGggaaatagtaaatattcaataaaatctatgAGCAATTATTAGGAGatagaactttttttttactttctgtctgtttgtcattctttcattatatatatacatatatatatatttctttatttttctttgaaataatgaattaagtTTTCACTCCTAAACAACCTATGTAATGTGACATGAAATCTTACTTACATAGGTTCTCCAGTCTCAATGTAGGCATTTATCTGATCTTCATCAATTGATCCAAAAAACACCTTAGTGTTTTCTGTGAATTTTACCACTTCTTTGTTAACTTTGATCACAACTCCTGTGTACACTGTATGCTCTTTGCCGGAAAGTctgtaacaaattaatatatactttttattttttttttcttaaagcTATAACATAtccatttattattctttcgaaaaaaaatcttaatatattacaatagatTAAGATGAATTGTAtagtaataattgaaaaaaaaaacaaagtagtaggtattaagtttaattcaaattcttgaaccatatttgaaataattttgaatgcaACAAATTCAAGTAACATATTGAATggaaatgaatttaaaaatatgtatagttttGGAGATGGCATCAACATACAGAGATGAATGTGACCTGTGAGGATGGATTAAAAAGGTGAATgcataataattctttaaacttaaaaaaggataaatacaaaaagacTATGTAAGTAGGCTGAAATATGAATATCAGTTCATGTTGAACAtgtagaaatataaatgtgttaatgtggaaaaaaatatggtgaAATGAGGACTATTACACAAATCAACCCCGAGGAAGTGGTGCAAGTAACCTCGACAACATATCGAAGGCCTCCTGTTTGTCCTTTGGTTTCCCGAACATCTTCCCGTCAAGCGTCACCATTGTATCTGCCGCTATGACCATGTCTGGCGGTCGACCCTCTCGAGTCAACCTGGTCTCAACCTCCAAAGCTTTCTGCAGCGCTGTTTCCTCAACAAACTCGGGGAAACTACCGAAATCCGATGGGTTTAAGTTCTCTTCGAATTCAGAAGGACAAAGTGTCACTTTTAATCCCTAAAATGTAGGAAATCATGTAAATatacattgaaattttaaaataaaaacagagaTTTGAGGTTATGCGTACAATGTTTTCAATGAGCTCCTTTCGCCTCGGTGAGCCACtagctaaaataatatttttgtgtttcaaaATGTGCATGACTGGttgcaacatttttattcaattgaaaGTAAATGACCCCAATTTgaatacacaatttattttttggaaaactGGCAAAGAAAGACAAGAAAAATAgtaggtaggttaggtacatatattatacctacGCTCTAGGCTAGTTAAGTATGTTCTATTTACTTCTAAACAGAAATGATTTTAActtatgacattgacattgaGGACAACAAAATTGACGTCCTGCTCCCTGCCCAGCTTTTGCAGGTCCTGCACCTGTTGCAGTTGTTAGCCCGCGGCCCGCCGGCCCCAACCCCAACCTTTTCTTTCTGAACTGACAGCAGGCACTAAATGTCAATGGTATGACTTCACTGTCAACTTACAATGCCCCAAAATGCAATGCAATGACTGCATGACCAATGACAGTGATCCTTCCTttgcctatttattttatgaaaaagtaaaaagctAATGGCGAAACGAACGAATGGCGTGTCGTGCTCGTGCAAAATCGGTGAAAACgtgaaaatatttgcattttgaagtgcatttatttaatttgatcgTTGGTATGGAAAGATAATCATCTAAAATGAAGTCCGTTGTGGCTTATGTTCGAAATCTTTTAGGCTGGAGTGACGAAAATCCAACAATCAGCAGACCAAGCTTCAAACGCGACAGGTATGACATGTTTACAACTACATTTTAGTTATGGCGGCAAAGTCACTGTAAAATTGTCGTTATTAAAGTAATTGCAACGCATAATCTCgggaaaatgtataaaatccCGCTTAGATTGGCTTCCAAATTCTGGGAGTAAGTTTGATTGCAAATTTGGTGTTAACTGCCAGTGAATGACGATATAACGTTTGTATGTCGGTTTCCAGGGCAGATGATGGTTTTTCATCGGATGAGGATTCACCGGCACTCAAAAAGCTTAAACACCTGAAGAGGACTAGCTTCCCAGATATTATGGATGGTACGTCttcgtatatttttgtattagtcatgaaaaataaacataaactgCATGGTAACCTATCAGGCTAATTTTCACCAGAAATTTATTTGGTACCTACAAACGATATGTACAGGAAATGTGTGCCTGCCTATAGTATTATGAAAACAATCCAAACCATTTCTATTGTAATACCAGAATAATGTGCTTGATAGCATAGTAAAAGATTGGGATAATAAGCCTTATTCTTTTAGTTACATTATTAATGGGGTTAATTCcttcaaattaataacatgaaaatttcacacttagtattaaataagaatatatattctctctctctcttcgtATATTCCTGCTTCCATTTAAAGTCATGCGTGGCGTGCTGATATCTGGGGTccatatttcttttacatccatattattttaaagatttcttTGTAGTAATTTCTGGCTTCCACCAGCCTAGTATCAGCCCTGATTCGGAATACTGTTGCTGCCTCATACAACATCCACTGGGGGGTTGAGTGGTCCCTGCTGGGAAATTTATAGTTTGGAAACCACCACATTCTATtctatcaaaatcaatcagGATTTTGATGGAAGAATGGATACTAAAAATACCAAAAGTTATGTCTACCTTACAAACTGGTCTTGATTCTGTGTGATTGACTGGTTACTAAAATAACGcaacatgaataaaattattatatgtatacaatactactatataatatagccTGAAATGACATAAAATGCCAGACTTTAGCCAGTTGTGGAACACAACAGGTTATTAAAGGAGATGTATgataatttttagatttatggGACAAAGAAGAGAAACCAAGTAAAAATGTGAGATATGTGCCAATTCACATTGAGGCAGGTCATCCAAGCACATCCACACCAAATCACATAGTGATTGGGAGACCAGCTACAAGGGAGAGGACTGTACCAATCAAAGTCCTGGGTATGTCAGAGAATGGACCCTCAGTGCTCCAGACCAGGAGCCCGAGGATGCACACTCCAGTCAGGCCCATCATACATGCAGTGGTTGATGATGAAGACGATGATGACCAAGAGGTATGTAATTGTTTGTTAGGCACCTTATCCATTTACACATTCTGGAGAGAAAACTCAACAATGCCCACCGCACTAAGTTTACATCACGGGTCTGATGGACAGAAATGGGCACAACACATTTAGAACTGCagacaaaactaaataaaagtggAATTTTCCTATGAGGTTGACACAGTTGCTTCACAGGACCGTAGCCTCATCGGAAACAGgttatgaaaaaatgttttttatagtttGTCAAGCTACATTGTTAGTTTTTCGGTAGTTAAGTGATTGTCTGTCAAACATGCACAATGTCAACTAAATTTTAGCACACAttcttgttaaaataaaatgtttacactCTGTTTAATTTTTCTGGGAATCTCAACATAGAAATCTGTTCTATTTCACaatgctatattttaataaatgccaAAATTTTATCTGACTGAGTAGCTGTATAAATTAGTCTAGTAATAATAGAGTTGTTGTAGACATTTGTTCCTTTTAATTTCAGGTGACATACGTCGAAAGGAAACCACAGAAACCAACCAAGTACATCAACTTGGATGAGGAAGACTTTGACGAGCCGGACCACAGCACGCAGGATGAC
Coding sequences within:
- the LOC128683621 gene encoding dTTP/UTP pyrophosphatase — its product is MLQPVMHILKHKNIILASGSPRRKELIENIGLKVTLCPSEFEENLNPSDFGSFPEFVEETALQKALEVETRLTREGRPPDMVIAADTMVTLDGKMFGKPKDKQEAFDMLSRLSGKEHTVYTGVVIKVNKEVVKFTENTKVFFGSIDEDQINAYIETGEPMDKAGGYGIQGVGGTFVERVEGDYFTVVGFPLYRTTSVLYKMFKNFLNMPTCTTLTVVPF